Proteins encoded by one window of Rhizophagus irregularis chromosome 31, complete sequence:
- a CDS encoding Coatomer subunit beta' — MGMRLEIKRKLFARSDRVKCVDFHPTEPWLLASLYNGNVYIWNYETQALVKTFEVTDVPVRAAKFIARKNWLITGSDDMQIRVFNYNTHEKVTTFEAHPDYIRCIAVHPTQPFVLTGSDDMTVKLWDWEKGWKNIQIFEGHTHYVMNINFNPKDSNTFASACLDRTIKVWSLGSAVANFTLEGHEKGVNWVEYYHGGEKPYLVSAADDKLVKIWDYQNKTCVQTLEGHTQNAAFACFHPGLPIIISGSEDGTVKIWHSNTYRLENTLNYGLERAWTIAYQKGNNNVAFGYDEGAVCVKLGREEPAVSMDNSGKIIWAKHNEIQTANIKAGHDDNIKDGDRLPLPVKDLGSCEIYPQTLQHSPNGRFVVVCGDGEYIIYTALAWRNKGFGNGLEFVWALDSNEYAVRESTTKIKLYKNFKERPNSLKLNFTAEGIYGGTLLGVKSSSFLNLYDWETCSVVRRIDVVPKSVHWSDIGDLVTIACEDTFYVLRFNRQAYTQFIESGGEVSDEGVEQAFEFVTEISESIKTGTWVGDCFIYTNAVNRLNYLVGAQTFTISHFDTNMYLLGYIPKDNRIYLADKDVNVYSYALSLTVIEYQTAILRNDLETAEQLLPTVPAEQRNRIARFLESQDLKELALEVSTDIEHKFELAVQLNKLDVAVEIAREADTEAKWKTVGDSALSDWKFSLAEECLKKAKDLSGLLLLYTSSGNAKGIRELAESAATDGKNNVAFACYLQLGQVEDCIEILIKTDRIPEAAMFARTYLPSQVPKIVKLWKESLEKQNKKKAAEALADPADYENLFPDFKHALIAEELSKKTRNISIPATSYAEYKDSLDQDIIAEIKEKYPDGVLPSNLSPLHNRLVNSITAKKNVNGDMDDEVSVDDDRDNMSLLSMEVNTTGTGSVRGDVDFDDAASFATSEHERPSENLVSEEKELEELVQS, encoded by the exons ATG GGAATGCGTCTGGAAATCAAG CGCAAATTGTTTGCCCGTTCAGATCGCGTAAAATGTGTAGATTTCCATCCGACAGAACCCTGGTTACTCGCAAGTTTGTATAACGGTAATGTGTACATTTGGAATTATGAGACACAG GCTTTGGTAAAAACTTTCGAAGTTACAGATGTTCCGG ttcgtGCTGCTAAATTTATTGCTCGCAAGAATTGGCTAATTACTGGATCAGATGATATGCAAATACgtgtatttaattataatactcATGAGAAAGTTACAACATTTGAAGCTCATCCTGATTATATTCGATGTATTGCGGTACACCCTACTCAACCTTTTGTTTTAACCGGTTCAGATGATATGACTGTCAAATTATGGGATTGGGAAAAAGGATGGAAGAACATTCAG ATATTTGAAGGTCATACGCATTATGtcatgaatataaattttaatcccAAAGACTCGAATACTTTTGCTTCAGCTTGTTTAGATCGTACAATTAAAGTATGGTCTCTTGGTTCTGCAGTGGCGAATTTCACACTCGAAGGTCACGAAAAAGGAGTGAATTGGGTTGAATATTATCATGGTGGCGAAAAGCCATATCTAGTATCTGCTGCCGATGATAAACTTGTCAAGATTTGggattatcaaaataaaacttGTGTTCAAACTTTAGAAGGACATACTCAGAATGCTGCTTTTGCATGTTTTCACCCAGGATTACCCATTATTATTTCTGGTAGTGAAGATGGTACTGTTAAAATTTGGCATTCAAATACATATCGTCTGGAAAACACTTTGAATTATGGTTTAGAACGTGCTTGGACTATTGCCTACCAAAAAGGGAACAATAATGTCGCGTTTGGATATGATGAAGGAGCTGTTTGCGTCAAG TTAGGACGTGAAGAACCAGCTGTTAGTATGGATAATTCtggaaaaataatttgggcaaaACATAACGAAATTCAAACAGCTAATATTAAGGCTGGACATG ACGATAATATTAAGGATGGTGATCGACTACCTTTACCCGTTAAAGATTTAGGCAGCTGTGAAATATACCCCCAAACATTGCAACATAGTCCCAATGGAAG ATTCGTTGTTGTATGTGGTGATGGTGAATATATCATTTACACGGCACTTGCTTGGAGAAACAAAGGGTTTGGTAATGGTCTTGAATTTGTATGGGCTCTGGACTCAAACGA atATGCTGTAAGAGAATCCACAACAAAAATCAAACTTTACAAAAACTTTAAGGAAAGGccgaattctttaaaattgaattttacaGCTGAAGGAATTTATGGTGGAACCCTTTTAGGCGTAAAAAGTTCTAgtttcttaaatttatatgattgGGAAACATGTTCTGTTGTTAGAAGAATTGACGTTGTCCCAAAAAGC GTACATTGGTCAGATATTGGTGATCTTGTAACCATAGCTTGTGAAGACACTTTCTATGTTTTACGATTTAACCGCCAAGCCTACACACAGTTCATAGAAAGTGGCGGGGAAGTCAGCGATGAAGGTGTTGAACAGGCATTCGAGTTTGTAACAGAAATTTCGGAgag tatCAAAACGGGAACATGGGTTGGAGATTGTTTCATTTATACGAATGCTGTAAATCGATTGAATTATCTCGTTGGTGCTCAAACATTCACTATTAGTCACTTTGACAC AAACATGTATTTATTGGGTTACATCCCAAAAGATAATCGTATATATTTGGCCGATAAG gATGTTAACGTATATAGCTATGCTCTTTCTTTGACCGTTATTGAATATCAAACTGCTATTCTTCGAAATGATCTTGAAACGGCAGAGCAGTTGTTGCCTACTGTACCTGCTGAACAACGGAATCGTATTGCGAGATTTTTAGAAAGCCAAG ACCTTAAAGAACTTGCTCTCGAAGTTTCAACTGATATTGAACATAAATTCGAGCTTGCTGTCCAACTCAACAAACTTGATGTTGCTGTTGAAATTGCACGCGAAGCCGATACGGAAGCCAAGTGGAAGACTGTTGGAGATTCTGCTTTAAGCGATTGGAAG ttttcTCTCGCTGAAGAATGTCTCAAAAAAGCCAAAGATTTGAGTGGGTTACTTTTGTTGTATACCTCGTCCGGTAATGCCAAAGGCATTAGAGAATTGGCTGAATCAGctg CTACGGATGGCAAGAATAATGTTGCATTTGCATGTTATTTACAACTCGGCCAAGTGGAAGATTGTATagaaatacttataaaaacTGATCGTATTCCGGAAGCAGCAATGTTTGCGCGAACTTATCTTCCaag TCAGGTTccaaaaattgttaaattatgGAAAGAAAGTCTCGAGAAacagaacaaaaaaaaggcAGCTGAAGCTCTTGCAGATCCAGCTGATTATGAAAATCTATTCCCAGATTTCAAGCAT GCACTAATTGCCGAGGAACTTTCAAAGAAAACTCGAAATATATCTATTCCGGCCACATCTTACGCAGAATATAAAGATTCGCTTGATCAAGATATTATTGCAG aaataaaagaaaaatatcctGATGGAGTATTACCATCTAACTTATCTCCTTTACACAATCGTCTTGTGAACAGTATAACAGCTAAAAAAAACGTGAATGGCGATATGGATGATGAA gtATCAGTTGATGATGATCGTGATAATATGAGCCTCTTGAGTAT